The following coding sequences lie in one Aquipuribacter hungaricus genomic window:
- a CDS encoding alpha-galactosidase, producing SGRPGLAAHRDGRAVVPRWRATVTEEPGRLVVEGRDEGAGVALRTAYALDEHGVLVVGHALTSTVDGLLDVGGLLAVAPLPPGATETLDLTGRWCRERSPQRLPLVHGGRVRESRRGRTGHDATLLLVAGSAGFGFGAGEVLGCHVAWSGDHVHLVDRLPEGAGRHAGVLGGGELLRAGEVRLAAGDTYRSPDVVFAWSDEGLDGMSDRLHRHVRARPGHPSTPRPVTLNSWEAVYFDHDHDRLGALVDTAAALGVERVVLDDGWFLGRRDDTAGLGDWVVDPDVWPTGLAPFADRVREHGMQVGVWVEPEMVNVDSDVVRAHPDWVLGPAGPDGGPGGTRPWRGQQVLDVTRPEAWAHVLGQLDAMVAAERPDYLKWDHNRDLHEAVGADGTAAVHRQTLAAYRLMDELRARHPGLEVESCASGGARVDLGVLARTQRVWASDCNDPLERQAVQRWTGLLLPPELVGTHVGPARSHTTGRVTDLDLRCLTALFGHAGIEWDVVSCTDEERERLAGWVALHKRLRPLLHGGRTVRAEEHDGALLHGVVRPDGGHAVYALVRLVTGADAVPGRVRLPGLDPARRYRVRAVDVTGRDEVRLVGAAAAQPAWCRGAGVEVGGAVLLGHGLAAPVLDPGAGVLVEVVAVRGAQAPAQHGGRPPG from the coding sequence GGTCCGGCAGGCCCGGCCTGGCCGCGCACCGGGACGGCCGCGCGGTCGTGCCGCGCTGGCGGGCGACCGTGACGGAGGAGCCCGGCCGGCTGGTCGTCGAGGGCCGGGACGAGGGCGCGGGCGTCGCGCTGCGCACCGCGTACGCCCTGGACGAGCACGGCGTCCTCGTCGTCGGGCACGCCCTGACGAGCACCGTCGACGGGCTGCTCGACGTCGGTGGCCTGCTCGCCGTCGCGCCGCTGCCTCCCGGTGCCACCGAGACCCTCGACCTCACCGGCCGCTGGTGCCGGGAGCGCTCGCCGCAGCGGCTGCCGCTGGTGCACGGCGGCAGGGTCCGCGAGTCCCGGCGCGGCCGCACCGGGCACGACGCGACCCTGCTGCTCGTCGCGGGCAGCGCCGGGTTCGGCTTCGGTGCCGGCGAGGTGCTCGGCTGCCACGTCGCCTGGAGCGGCGACCACGTCCACCTCGTCGACCGGCTGCCGGAGGGCGCCGGGCGCCACGCGGGCGTGCTGGGCGGCGGGGAGCTGCTGCGCGCCGGCGAGGTGCGGCTGGCGGCGGGGGACACCTACCGCAGCCCCGACGTCGTCTTCGCGTGGTCCGACGAGGGCCTGGACGGGATGAGCGACCGGCTCCACCGGCACGTGCGCGCCCGCCCCGGGCACCCCTCGACGCCCCGGCCGGTCACCCTCAACTCCTGGGAGGCCGTCTACTTCGACCACGACCACGACCGGCTCGGCGCGCTCGTGGACACCGCGGCCGCGCTCGGCGTCGAGCGGGTCGTCCTGGACGACGGCTGGTTCCTCGGCCGCCGCGACGACACCGCCGGCCTCGGGGACTGGGTCGTCGACCCCGACGTCTGGCCGACCGGCCTCGCCCCCTTCGCCGACCGCGTCCGCGAGCACGGCATGCAGGTGGGGGTCTGGGTGGAGCCGGAGATGGTGAACGTCGACTCCGACGTCGTCCGCGCCCACCCGGACTGGGTCCTGGGACCGGCCGGGCCCGACGGCGGTCCGGGCGGGACGCGGCCGTGGCGCGGCCAGCAGGTGCTCGACGTCACCCGCCCCGAGGCCTGGGCCCACGTGCTGGGCCAGCTCGACGCCATGGTCGCCGCCGAGCGCCCCGACTACCTCAAGTGGGACCACAACCGCGACCTGCACGAGGCGGTCGGCGCGGACGGGACGGCGGCCGTGCACCGGCAGACCCTGGCCGCCTACCGGCTCATGGACGAGCTCCGGGCCCGGCACCCCGGCCTGGAGGTCGAGTCCTGCGCGTCGGGCGGTGCCCGCGTGGACCTCGGCGTCCTCGCCCGCACCCAGCGCGTCTGGGCGAGCGACTGCAACGACCCGCTCGAGCGCCAGGCGGTCCAGCGCTGGACCGGGCTGCTGCTGCCGCCCGAGCTCGTCGGCACCCATGTCGGGCCGGCCCGGTCGCACACCACGGGCAGGGTCACCGACCTGGACCTGCGCTGCCTCACGGCGCTGTTCGGGCACGCCGGCATCGAGTGGGACGTGGTGTCGTGCACCGACGAGGAGCGGGAGCGCCTGGCGGGATGGGTCGCGCTGCACAAGCGGCTGCGCCCGCTGCTGCACGGCGGGCGGACCGTGCGCGCCGAGGAGCACGACGGGGCCTTGCTGCACGGGGTCGTGCGGCCGGACGGGGGCCACGCCGTGTACGCCCTCGTCCGGCTGGTCACCGGCGCCGACGCCGTCCCCGGCCGGGTGCGGCTGCCGGGCCTGGACCCGGCGCGCCGGTACCGGGTCCGGGCGGTCGACGTCACGGGCCGCGACGAGGTCCGCCTGGTCGGCGCCGCCGCGGCGCAGCCGGCCTGGTGCAGGGGTGCGGGGGTCGAGGTCGGCGGGGCCGTGCTGCTGGGTCACGGCCTGGCCGCGCCGGTCCTCGACCCGGGCGCGGGCGTGCTGGTGGAGGTCGTCGCGGTCCGGGGTGCGCAGGCACCGGCGCAGCACGGCGGCCGGCCGCCCGGCTGA
- the trpS gene encoding tryptophan--tRNA ligase, with protein sequence MSTAPAGTQPAPDPRAGLPRVFSGMQPTSDSLHLGNYLGALRQWVAVQEDHDAFYCVVDLHAITVEVAPDVLRQRTRRTAAQYLAAGVDPDRSTVFVQSHAPEHAQLAWVLGCITGFGEASRMTQFKDKSVRGGSDRSSVGLFTYPILQAADILLYGTHLVPVGEDQRQHLELTRDLAQRFNARFGETFVVPEPYILGSTAKIMDLQDPTAKMSKSAQSATGLVDLLDDPKVVAKRIRSAVTDTGREVRFDREEKPGVSNLLGILAALTGATPEAVAAGYEGKGYGDLKADVAEVVLAELAPFQQRFTELLADPAELDRVLAAGALRAREVASVTLARASDRVGFLPAGPV encoded by the coding sequence GTGAGCACAGCGCCCGCCGGCACCCAGCCGGCCCCTGACCCGCGCGCCGGCCTCCCGAGGGTGTTCTCGGGCATGCAGCCGACGTCGGACTCCCTGCACCTGGGCAACTACCTCGGCGCGCTGCGGCAGTGGGTGGCCGTGCAGGAGGACCACGACGCGTTCTACTGCGTCGTCGACCTGCACGCCATCACGGTGGAGGTGGCGCCGGACGTGCTGCGGCAGCGGACCCGCCGCACTGCCGCCCAGTACCTGGCCGCGGGCGTCGACCCCGACCGGAGCACGGTGTTCGTGCAGAGCCATGCGCCCGAGCACGCGCAGCTGGCCTGGGTGCTGGGCTGCATCACCGGCTTCGGCGAGGCCAGCCGGATGACGCAGTTCAAGGACAAGAGCGTCCGCGGCGGCTCCGACCGCAGCAGCGTCGGGCTGTTCACCTACCCGATCCTCCAGGCCGCCGACATCCTGCTGTACGGCACGCACCTGGTCCCGGTCGGCGAGGACCAGCGCCAGCACCTGGAGCTCACCCGCGACCTCGCCCAGCGCTTCAACGCCCGCTTCGGCGAGACGTTCGTCGTGCCCGAGCCGTACATCCTCGGCAGCACCGCCAAGATCATGGACCTGCAGGACCCGACGGCCAAGATGTCGAAGTCCGCCCAGAGCGCCACGGGGCTCGTCGACCTGCTCGACGACCCGAAGGTCGTCGCCAAGCGGATCCGCTCCGCCGTCACCGACACCGGGCGCGAGGTGCGCTTCGACCGCGAGGAGAAGCCGGGGGTGTCGAACCTGCTCGGCATCCTCGCCGCGCTCACCGGCGCCACCCCCGAGGCGGTCGCGGCCGGCTACGAGGGGAAGGGCTACGGCGACCTCAAGGCCGACGTGGCCGAGGTGGTCCTCGCCGAGCTCGCGCCGTTCCAGCAGCGCTTCACCGAGCTGCTCGCCGACCCCGCCGAGCTGGACCGGGTCCTCGCCGCCGGGGCCCTGCGGGCCCGCGAGGTCGCCTCGGTGACGCTCGCGCGGGCGAGCGACCGGGTGGGGTTCCTGCCGGCCGGGCCGGTCTGA